In Bacteroides coprosuis DSM 18011, the following are encoded in one genomic region:
- a CDS encoding hypothetical protein (KEGG: bfs:BF0244 hypothetical protein~SPTR: Putative uncharacterized protein;~IMG reference gene:2504105937~PFAM: Protein of unknown function (DUF3109)), whose translation MIQIDDVVVTLDVLREKFICDLGVCKGACCIEGDAGAPVEKEEVAKLEEVLPIIWDDLADNAKEIINEQGVVYVDEEGDIVTSIVNGKDCVFTCYDEKGFCYCAIEKAYRAGKTDFYKPVSCHLYPIRVSNFGKYKAVNYHRWEICKAAVLLGEKEGVPVYKFLEKPLIRKFGQAWFDELEIAVDELKKAGYIKE comes from the coding sequence ATGATTCAAATAGATGATGTTGTAGTTACTTTAGATGTACTACGTGAGAAGTTTATCTGCGACCTTGGAGTGTGTAAAGGTGCATGCTGTATTGAGGGTGATGCTGGTGCTCCTGTTGAGAAAGAAGAAGTTGCCAAACTTGAAGAAGTGTTGCCTATTATCTGGGATGATTTAGCAGATAATGCTAAAGAAATTATCAACGAGCAAGGAGTAGTATATGTGGATGAAGAAGGAGATATTGTCACATCAATAGTGAATGGGAAAGATTGCGTTTTTACCTGTTATGATGAAAAAGGGTTCTGTTATTGTGCTATTGAAAAAGCATATCGTGCAGGTAAGACAGATTTTTACAAGCCTGTTTCTTGTCACCTATATCCTATTAGAGTTTCAAACTTTGGTAAATATAAAGCTGTTAATTACCATAGATGGGAGATTTGTAAAGCTGCTGTACTATTAGGTGAGAAAGAAGGTGTTCCTGTCTATAAGTTCTTGGAAAAGCCCTTAATACGTAAATTTGGTCAAGCTTGGTTTGATGAATTAGAAATAGCAGTAGATGAATTAAAAAAGGCAGGTTATATTAAAGAATAA
- a CDS encoding 2,3-bisphosphoglycerate-independent phosphoglycerate mutase (COGs: COG0696 Phosphoglyceromutase~HAMAP: Phosphoglycerate mutase, 2,3-bisphosphoglycerate-independent~InterPro IPR005995:IPR011258:IPR006124~KEGG: bfr:BF0292 phosphoglyceromutase~PFAM: BPG-independent PGAM, N-terminal; Metalloenzyme~PRIAM: Phosphoglycerate mutase~SPTR: Putative 2,3-bisphosphoglycerate-independent phosphoglycerate mutase;~TIGRFAM: Phosphoglycerate mutase, 2,3-bisphosphoglycerate-independent~IMG reference gene:2504105938~PFAM: Metalloenzyme superfamily; BPG-independent PGAM N-terminus (iPGM_N)~TIGRFAM: 2,3-bisphosphoglycerate-independent phosphoglycerate mutase): MKKKALLVILDGWGIGDKGKEDVIFNTPTPYWDYLLKTYPHSELQASGENVGLPDGQMGNSEVGHLNIGAGRVVDQDLVKINKACEDNSIMKNPEIVSAFTYAKENNKNIHFMGLTSDGGVHSSLDHLYKLCDIAKEYAIENTFIHCFMDGRDTDPKSGKGFIEQLEAHCAKSTGKIASVIGRYYAMDRDKRWERVKESYDLLVHGKGVEATSMVDAVQASYDAGVTDEFIKPIVNSSINGKIQEGDVVIFFNYRNDRAKELTIVLTQQDMPDAGMNIVPNLQYYCMTPYDASFKGVHVLFDKENVQNTLGEYVASKGLTQLHIAETEKYAHVTFFFNGGREQPYNNEDRILVPSPKVATYDLKPEMSAYEVKDKLVAAIQEDKYDFIVVNYANGDMVGHTGVYEAIEKAVVAVDACLKETIEAAKATGYEAIIIADHGNADNAVNADGSPNTAHSLNPVPCVYVSEKMDVEVDNGRLADVAPSILHIMGLEAPAEMAGKVLIKE; encoded by the coding sequence ATGAAAAAGAAAGCACTATTAGTAATCCTTGATGGATGGGGTATAGGAGATAAAGGTAAAGAAGATGTAATATTTAATACTCCAACTCCATACTGGGATTATCTTCTAAAAACATATCCACATTCTGAATTACAAGCAAGTGGTGAAAATGTAGGTTTACCTGATGGACAAATGGGTAATTCAGAGGTAGGACACTTGAATATTGGAGCAGGCCGTGTAGTAGATCAAGACCTTGTGAAAATCAATAAAGCTTGTGAAGACAATAGCATTATGAAAAATCCAGAAATTGTTTCTGCATTTACCTATGCTAAAGAGAATAACAAGAACATTCACTTCATGGGTCTTACTTCGGATGGTGGTGTGCATAGTTCTTTAGATCACTTATATAAACTTTGTGATATTGCTAAGGAATATGCTATTGAAAACACATTCATTCATTGTTTTATGGATGGTCGTGATACCGATCCTAAGAGTGGTAAAGGATTCATCGAACAGTTGGAAGCGCACTGTGCTAAATCTACAGGGAAAATAGCATCTGTTATTGGTCGTTATTATGCTATGGATCGTGATAAACGTTGGGAGCGTGTAAAAGAATCATACGATTTGTTGGTACATGGTAAGGGTGTTGAGGCTACATCAATGGTAGATGCTGTACAAGCTTCTTATGATGCAGGTGTGACTGATGAGTTCATTAAGCCAATTGTAAATAGCTCTATTAATGGTAAAATTCAAGAAGGTGATGTCGTTATTTTCTTTAATTACCGAAATGATCGTGCCAAAGAACTTACTATTGTTCTGACACAGCAAGATATGCCCGATGCAGGAATGAATATTGTTCCTAATCTTCAATATTATTGTATGACTCCATATGATGCCTCGTTTAAAGGTGTTCATGTCTTATTTGATAAGGAAAATGTTCAGAACACTTTAGGTGAATATGTGGCATCAAAAGGTCTTACTCAACTTCATATTGCTGAAACCGAAAAATATGCACACGTAACATTCTTTTTTAATGGTGGTCGTGAACAGCCTTATAATAATGAAGATAGAATTCTTGTTCCTTCTCCTAAGGTAGCTACTTATGACTTAAAGCCAGAAATGAGTGCTTATGAAGTGAAAGATAAATTAGTTGCTGCTATCCAAGAAGATAAATACGATTTTATCGTTGTGAATTATGCAAATGGTGACATGGTAGGACATACTGGTGTTTACGAAGCTATTGAAAAAGCTGTAGTTGCTGTTGATGCTTGCTTAAAAGAAACTATTGAAGCTGCTAAAGCAACAGGATATGAAGCTATAATTATAGCCGATCATGGTAATGCTGATAATGCAGTAAATGCTGATGGTTCTCCTAATACTGCTCACTCTCTAAACCCTGTTCCTTGTGTATATGTAAGTGAAAAGATGGATGTAGAGGTGGACAATGGTCGTTTAGCTGATGTAGCTCCATCTATTCTACATATTATGGGATTAGAAGCTCCAGCAGAAATGGCAGGAAAAGTTTTGATTAAAGAATAG
- a CDS encoding FeS assembly protein SufD (COGs: COG0719 ABC-type transport system involved in Fe-S cluster assembly permease component~InterPro IPR011542:IPR000825~KEGG: bfr:BF0268 putative ABC transporter permease~PFAM: SUF system FeS cluster assembly, SufBD~SPTR: Putative ABC transporter permease protein;~TIGRFAM: SUF system FeS cluster assembly, SufD~IMG reference gene:2504105939~PFAM: Uncharacterized protein family (UPF0051)~TIGRFAM: FeS assembly protein SufD) yields the protein MDTTEKLLELYKRERGIIEENCSYILNGTRPSAISSFKKLGLPTRKLEKYKYTDVAQFFEGDYKVNFNRAPSSLKVDEVFKCDVPYLDTAQAFLVNDSFHPEITKKDILPRGVTIGGLNAMSERFLEWFAKYYGKIADTREDAIVALNTALVQDGVFIYIPKNTVVDMPIQLINILTSKENLMVNRRLLIIAEENSQVNFLLCNHTIDPVSFLMTGVTEIFAGENAHVNFYEIEENNSKSKRFNHTFVYQESNSTVQVNGMTLHNGISCNCTNFYLAGEGAHADCNGMAITDKEQHVDNITLIEHSVPHCTSHELYKYVLDDKSVGAFTGMILVRPNAQKTDSIQTNRSICLTKDARMYARPQLEIYADDVKCAHGATVGQLDEDALFYMRTRGMSMYEARLLLMFAFINEVVDKIKIEPLKERLHVLVEKRFKGELCNCSGSDIK from the coding sequence AAGTTATTAGAGTTATATAAGAGGGAAAGAGGGATAATTGAAGAGAATTGTTCTTATATCCTTAATGGAACTCGGCCTAGTGCTATTTCTAGCTTTAAAAAGTTGGGGTTGCCTACTCGAAAGCTTGAAAAATACAAATATACTGATGTTGCTCAGTTTTTTGAGGGGGATTACAAAGTGAATTTTAATAGAGCTCCTTCGTCCTTGAAAGTGGATGAAGTTTTTAAATGTGATGTACCTTATTTAGATACTGCTCAGGCTTTTCTAGTTAATGATAGTTTTCATCCAGAGATTACTAAAAAGGATATCTTACCAAGAGGTGTTACCATTGGTGGGTTAAATGCCATGTCGGAGAGGTTTTTAGAATGGTTTGCCAAGTATTATGGCAAGATAGCTGATACGAGAGAAGATGCTATAGTTGCATTGAATACAGCTCTTGTTCAAGATGGTGTCTTTATTTATATTCCTAAAAACACCGTAGTCGATATGCCTATCCAACTAATCAATATTCTTACTTCAAAAGAGAATTTGATGGTGAATAGACGCTTATTAATCATTGCCGAAGAAAATAGTCAAGTAAACTTTTTACTTTGTAATCATACAATTGATCCTGTAAGTTTTTTAATGACAGGGGTCACTGAGATCTTTGCAGGTGAAAATGCTCATGTGAACTTTTATGAAATAGAGGAGAATAACTCTAAGTCGAAAAGATTCAATCATACTTTTGTTTATCAAGAATCAAATAGTACTGTCCAAGTCAATGGAATGACACTTCATAACGGCATTAGCTGTAATTGTACAAATTTCTATCTTGCTGGAGAAGGTGCTCATGCTGATTGTAATGGTATGGCTATTACAGATAAGGAACAACATGTTGATAATATTACGCTTATTGAACATTCGGTTCCTCACTGCACAAGTCATGAACTCTATAAATATGTATTAGATGACAAGTCAGTAGGAGCTTTTACAGGTATGATTTTGGTTCGACCGAATGCACAAAAGACAGATTCGATTCAAACGAATAGAAGCATTTGTCTAACAAAAGATGCGCGTATGTATGCTCGTCCACAGTTAGAAATTTATGCGGATGATGTAAAGTGTGCGCATGGAGCCACAGTAGGCCAGCTAGATGAAGATGCATTGTTTTATATGCGTACTAGAGGTATGTCTATGTATGAAGCACGCTTACTTCTTATGTTTGCATTCATTAATGAGGTCGTAGATAAGATTAAGATTGAACCTCTTAAAGAACGTCTTCATGTATTGGTTGAAAAGAGGTTTAAAGGAGAGTTGTGTAATTGCTCTGGATCGGATATTAAATAA